In Cicer arietinum cultivar CDC Frontier isolate Library 1 chromosome 7, Cicar.CDCFrontier_v2.0, whole genome shotgun sequence, the genomic window AAAAACACATTACACAAAAGTAACAACAAAGGACATGTACACTTTAAAACTATATCAACATGTACATTAATAAACAATAACCAAACATCAAAGAGGATTAAGCCACCATTGATTTAATTCAAGATTAAAGCTTTTGACCTACGATTTCAAccatcaacaaaataaaaatttgatgtatttaatcAAATGGTTCACAAGACATTCatgctatttatttatttattttgtaatttttagcTTCTAAATAGACTACGTACAAGTCAACCATACGGCAATAAACCTTTCACACAACACCAAGCCACccattttgaaaataattgagcttgttgagaaatcttataaaataaagGAGAAGATATATCAAACTATTGCAAGTTAAACATCCACACACTTCTCAAGAGTGGACACTTTAAAAGTTAAATGACAAGATGATTCTACATATCGACATTCACtaggacaaaaatgaagtattttgatCATCTTCAACCACTTCAGACAAATTATTTGTAAACCAACTCTCTTGATTGTCATCCACTCCGCCATAAAAAGACTGAATATTTTTTCACCACCGCGACTTTGTGCTAGAACCTCTCACCACTCCTTCAGACTCCCAACCATGCTTATGtgataatatttaaatcaaaaccTAATAATTTGTCCTAAATCGCCATCCTCATTTCCCtaataatacaatattaaaatcacacaaattaatttatccaACTCACACTTCTCACATTCAAGATACACTTTATCCCAATTAATTCAATGGATCTTAAATCCCTCACTTATTCTCCTTAACAATACTTTAAAAGGGATTcaactatataaataaatacttgAAGCAACCTTGAAGAAAGACAGAAAATAAACTGACAACGAAAACAAGACAACTTTAAAGAAAACAAGACAACCACTCATggataattttcaatttctctATCCTGATAAACTTCCTCTAATTGCACCAATGACCAAATTCCAAAACGATAATCTCCTTGGATTGCCACCGATCGATAAaccaatatatttaaaaagcaAGTGACCTAACTTACAATCAAGCGTTATCACTGCTTCTTCCAACCAAGAGCCATTCACATTGACACTTACCAATGATCTCTTGTGAAAATTAACTTTCAACCCAACTATCAACTCAAAGAAGAGGATATTGGCCTTAATGACTCTAGCATTTGTCCAACACTTCTCTCACATATTTAAAGTATCATTTGCAAATTGTAAATGTGATAAACAACATTCATCTCCACTGAAAATCTGAATACCATCAAACAAACCACAAGACATTGAGGCACATAACATAGAGTTTCAATCGCCATTAGAAAAAACGAGTATCCCTTTGAAGTAAGCCTCAACCCAAATAAAACTCCTTTGTGAAGTTCCCATTAACTAACACTAGATATTCGTACACATTCGAAGATCCAACCCCTCTATTATGGTAGAAAAGTCATATTTAAcatgaaagaaacaaggtatcCCACTTTACTTTTCtcttatgtcaaaatttatttatactacACTTcgctaaaaataaatatgtactatACATAAGtccatttaatataattaaatttatattgatatgtTTTCCCTACTTTTGACTTGAGTATCACTATATAGTCTTGAGCCTTTATAACCTCAATTACggaaaaagtaaaaataaaaaaaagatacagctaaatattttgaatattattttttagttttgtcTTATAATTGGAACTTGAGAGAGAATAGTATAAGATGAATTGGGCATGCTATGGATTGTAGTTtgtcatattttcattctttatagtttgatgttgttggagatgaaaatattagtttatttgaatatttgagttatgcatctgatgaaatttgcattatattgtaaatgataattagttttatgagttttatttgaaaattttgattttttgtaaaaaaaaaagataacattgttgatattttaaaacataaaaaaatcaaattgtcacttaaaataaaaataaaggaccaaattaaaaagaaaaaataaataaataactaaaacgttaactggaattaagttaagagactgCCATGACTATTTAGCcaaaataatatgttttgattgaatttttctaTGAAAATTGTTGAGTTTATATAACCGGTGACAATTTCACAATTCTGTACACTTCAtccttttaaataaatattaagttttCATATTAATCTTTGCTTTTATTTACTTTACATATTCCAAAACaccttttgtttttattttttctttagtaaTACTAAGACAATTTTTTgtctatttatttttgttttttattttggcaatgacatttttcatttatatataaaagttgttGAGTTTATATATAGAAATTTGCCTCCTAAATTGATGATAATTttgtaactttttatttatattttatcattttaattaagtatttatatctttattttttagtaatactaagacttttgtttttttgtttgtttttaatttttcttttgacaatGCTATTTTTCATTtgtctaattttaaatatatttagatttaaaaaataaaaatatttaagttatttttgagGAGAGAGAAATGATTTGAAATAGTTAATATTTGTTTCAAGTTATATCTACCTACCTTTCTCACCCCCTTCAAATTCTTTCAAAATGGgagaaaagtaaaaaataaatttataaaggGTTTTGCTCCCCTTGTCtctaaatttttatgaaaaattttgCTCACTTTTCCTCTCAATTATGTGCAGTATTTTATACTCTACAATTATGTAAAgtcttaaaatcaattttacattattaatttacatatttttagttatacaattttataaagttttgaatataattttattcaaaaactttaattgttttaaaatattttgttgtgcATCACACAGATCTAATTTCTAGTTGGTTTTATAAagttaagtttatttaaaaattaattaaagtgaaATGATTAATATCCATAGACAGTAAattgaaaatactttaaaacaaaaaaatatatctagaAGCAAGAATTTCACCTCTCTCCCTTTTTTCTCTACATTTATTGTCTTTCctttctctctttttctctattattattattattattattattattattattattattattaatttattattattattattattattattatcattattattattatatagacttttaaattaaaaaacttaaaattcaaaactaatttttttggtaattagactattctttttattattgtttgacTAACATTTGACCAACAACAATCTAACCGAATACTTAATTGCaaaaaatagattatttttAGAGTCTtcccaaattttttttaatttaaaatctaatttaaaaattcttaaataCTTAACcatctataaaataattaaatctacCTTTTAACTTTTGTAGTTTACCTTGGCCGACTTCacataatacaaatttattcttattcttaaaaataaaaagtaaagaatttaacaaaaaagtaaactttattacaaatcaaatttaaagaCATTAGATTTACAATACCCTCTCTCTCTCTAGAAAACGTTGGCCCACTGAGAGTCACTCTCCTCATTGCTTTTTCCCATATCTCTTTTTCCTTTCCCTCTCTCTCAACTTTTTTCATTCACTCTTTCTTCTCAAACACacactcaaaaaaaaaaaaaaaactccactCCCTTTTTGCATTATTTTCTGCTAAAAAATAACACTgtatttcattttcttaattttcaaCATGAATTAGGGTTTCAGTTTCACCAATCACCCCCATTGTTGCTATTCCCACCTCCACACATACTCTTTCACCATCTTTCATCAAATGGGTAAGCAATTTTTGTTACTGTCTCTCATTCTTCAGCTTCTCTTTGGAACCCTCTCAGTCTCAGCTGCACCTTCCAACACTTCTCCTGCAAGTCAGTACTAACACACCCATACATTTTTCATTTctgatttttctttcatttcttcAAAGTTATCTTCTTTTTCTCATTTGATTCTTCTTCATTGCAGAAATTGTTACTGGGTTGCTCTCCAATGCTGTTCCTGCTTTTACCAAATGGGTTTGGTCTCTTAAAGCCACCACCAAAACAGGTATAGAATATGGATCTTTGCATGGTTAATGAATCTATGTAGCATCTACCGACATGTGTCACTGTCTCATACCGACACCGACactttaattacatttaattcattcattatatcaaattattactgATGTCGTCGTGTCAGTGCCATAACAGGTGTCTGGTCCGCGTTGGTAATCGTGCTTCAAAGGAATGAATTAaccactttatttatttattttgttgtttatggTTGCAGGGGTTTTGAGCAAGTCAATGATGAAGTTTGAGAGTGGTTACAATGTGGAGACTGTGTTTGATGGAAGCAAGCTTGGAATTGAGCCTTATGCTGTTGAGTTGTTGCAAAATGGGGAGCTTCTCATTCTTGATTCTGATAATAGTAACCTTTATAGAATCTCTTCATCACTCTCTTTGTGTAAGTTTCCAAATGTAATTCACATAGCTTATGATCATTGGCCTAATTCACTTCTCCTTTTGTTTTCTAGGTTCTTATTTTggaaattaaagtaaaaaaattaattgtcatTAATTTTTGGAGACTAGATTTTTTATGCATAATGCTGTGGGGAATTGATGTCTTCATTGTATCATGTTGAGTCTGTTATAAACTCTTTTCAGGCATTGTCTCTTTTCAACCTGGGGCTTGGGGTTTTCCCAATTGTGTTTACATAAGATTTGAGTAACTTATTTTGGAATTTACGACCTACTTAACTTTCTTCTTTCATGGAAGTAGAGTCTTGCATTCTTACCATGCAAGTTGTAAGATTTTTCTTTGACTTGTGTCGCCGTAGTGTTCCCCTAtgctttttttataaaaggagTCTAATTGCAATGTTTTTAGACCAATCATGGTCGGTCAGGTGCAGTCCTTTTTGTGTAATTAAAGTTTGTTATTGTCTGAGATGGCAGCTTATTGTGGCCTTGGTAGCAATCAAACTTCAGATTGAAGACGTATCCAGTGTTCGATGCGTGTAAGTGTTGGATACCAATACGGCACCAACACATACACTTACATCCAATCCCTTCTATTTTGGAAATTATTACCGATGTCTATATGTCAGTATCTTATCCAGTGTTTGTGCTTCATAGAATGAGGCCATCACCATGCTATTCCTGTGGATCATTCCAACATTTTTTATGCCATCAGTTTTGAACATCCTAAGGGGTTGATAATTACCGTCACTTTTTCTGTTGTTATATTGACTACAAATTATATGCGGCATCTTCATTGTCTCTTCTACATTTTCCCAGCCGAACTCCTCTTTGCATCATAGATTACAGTTAATTGAATCCATGCACATCCAAGTATCAAAGATTGTGTCACATGATATCATGTCACCTAAGTTCATCATGATTATGACCTTAATGAAGATGTATCACATCATTATAATGCATTTTGGATTTGATGTGTCTGTGGGTCTTCTCTGTATAGTATAATTGCTCCGTGACAGTTTAAGTACTTGCAGGTGTATATTTCATTAACTCGAGAAATATAACATTCATTGCAATTCTGCAGATAGCAGACCGAAGCTGGTGGCTGGATCAGCTGAAGGTTACTCTGGACATGTTGATGGGAAGCTCAGGGAGGCTAGGTTGAACCACCCAAAGGGGATAACCGTTGATGACCGAGGAAATATATATGTTGCAGATACTGCAAATATGGCAATTAGGAAAATTAGTGATTCAGgtataataatatttctttttcctCATCCTCTCCCTCTAGGtaatccaaaattttcaattgaCTCCATGGGTGTGTTTGTGAACTCTTAGACCTGATAATCTTTATTATAAAACTGctataataatatttctttttcctCATCCTCTCCCTCTAGGTAATCAAATTTTTTCAATTGACTCCATGGGTGTGTTTGTGAACTCTTAGACCTGATAATCTTTATTATAAAACTGCTACACTTATCAATGAAGTGCCGGACACCAGACACACCTTTAACCTTAAGTGTCGGTGCTAGATAGCTTTTCATTGAATTAAGATATATCTTTTTTCAGGTGTCACAACAATTGCTGGAGGGAAGTGGAGTCGTGGAGGGGGCCATGTTGATGGACCAAGCCAAGAAGCTAAATTTTCTGAAGACTTTGATGTGGTTTATGTTGGAAGTAGTTGTTCCCTACTCGTTATAGACAGAGGAAACCAAGCCATCAGGGAGATCCAACTTCACTTTGCCGATTGTGCATATCAATATGGCAGTGGATTCCCTCTTGGTAAACTAAATCTTCAAAACTTTTGTGGTGAAATTTTTGAGTCTTGATTACCAATTTAGACTGATTTTCTTCTATCATAGGAATTGCCATGCTTGTTGGGGCTGGCTTCTTTGGTTATATGCTGGCATTGCTGCAGCGTAGGCTTGGT contains:
- the LOC101495281 gene encoding uncharacterized protein; this encodes MGKQFLLLSLILQLLFGTLSVSAAPSNTSPAKIVTGLLSNAVPAFTKWVWSLKATTKTGVLSKSMMKFESGYNVETVFDGSKLGIEPYAVELLQNGELLILDSDNSNLYRISSSLSLYSRPKLVAGSAEGYSGHVDGKLREARLNHPKGITVDDRGNIYVADTANMAIRKISDSGVTTIAGGKWSRGGGHVDGPSQEAKFSEDFDVVYVGSSCSLLVIDRGNQAIREIQLHFADCAYQYGSGFPLGIAMLVGAGFFGYMLALLQRRLGTIVESQDVPATAMPSVSPSPYQKPLKSVRPPLIPSEYEPDKQEEGFFGSLGKLLANTGTSMVEIMGGLFPSFRRKPQSYQFQRQTLIQQQQPQKQVNDWPAQESFVIPREDEPPSIDTRAPTPRKTYPFMSKDAEKMQQLRQSKAFYSGWDGDQQQQQQQQQKHHHRHQYQSSVPHTFYEQSNETTNEVVFGAVQEHDRKKEPVVIKPVEYGGSLYEHHDFRPRMSSMGYTYTHKY